From the Prochlorococcus sp. MIT 1223 genome, the window TGCACAATTGTTATAATTGCACATAGACTTTCAACGATAAAAAAATGTGATTGTATTTACGAATTCGAAGATGGAAAAATTAAAGCCTCAGGTAATTATGAAGAATTAATAGATAGTTCAAAAACATTTGCAGAAATGATCAGTACTGAAGAAAAGAAACACCATGAAAGAAGTAATGAGATAGATCTATAGATAATTTATTTATGTAGATTGATTAACTTGAATCATTTTCTTAAGCACTTTATCTAACGTACTAAGCTCACTATTCAAATCAATAAGCTTTTGAGTAATAGTTTCTTTAGAAAAGCTTATATTACTTGCGATATGTTGGTTAACTTTATATCTTCAGTAAATATCTATAATAAGAGAAAAACTGAAAAGCATGAAATGATTAAAACAAAATTGAGGCTAATATAATTTTTTTAATTTTAAAACTCTGTGTAAATAAAGTCACTCAGAATATTTTTCTATAAATCTAAAAATTATCCTTAAGTATTAATATACTTAATGATAATTGCTTTTACTAGAACTAGTTCAAATTAATTTATTCTTCTGAGTTTTCAAATTGCTTGGCAAGTTTTAATGCCTTGCGAATAATTAAATAACCTCCATACACTCCTGCAATTAAAGGGATAATAATATATGGATTAGGGCTGTAATTCGCATAGTCCTTAACTCCATCAACATATTCAACACCGGAGCATTGTAAAGAGAAAAAACTTATAAATATTATAGACCAACCAATTATAGAAAGTATTCCTCCTTTCTTATCTCCCTCATAGAACCTGTCTAGGCCTAATCCCCAGCCTACTGAAAGAAGAACTCCTCTCGTGATAGCGTTTTTTTCTTGCTTACGAAGCATTGTCCAATAATTTGTAATTTCAACAGTGACAATAACGGAATTATTTGATTTCTGCTTAAAGAGTCAGAAAAATTTGTTAATCCAGAAAAATGAATGTCAAAAGATGATCCAAAATTATTAGCTTGATGAAAAATATATTTATGATTTGAGCCATTTGTAAAGTGATTTGTCTTTGGTTCGAATATCTATGAGGGAAGTATAAAAGTAATCCTCCCAACCAATGGCGGGAAGACCTGCAAACACCATTAAATTAAGTGGATAATCTTCTGAATCTGTACAACGACGAAAATCATCACGAAACAAAAAAATTGGTTTACCTAATGCTATTGCTGCACCCAATTCAATCATCACTCCTTCATCTGGTGGAGTTCCATTAATAATGGCAAACATACCATCAGAGTTTTTAACATCTTCAAGATCAGAAATAGCAACCTTATGTGCCCAACCTTTACGAGAAGTATCAATTTGATTATTTCTTTGGAAGGGTTCCCAAACTTCAGCTCCTATTGCTTCAAGTTCGTCAATAAATTCAGGAAGAAGTTTTTCACGCCATTGCTCCGCAAAACCATATGGAGATGCTAAATAAATAATTTTTTTAGGCATTTACATTCAAAGGCGACGACTTTTGTAAGAACACTCATCTTCAACTGCAAAATCTATATTCTCCCAAGGAAAAATAATCCATTCATGAGACTCGGATACATCTATAGCATTCCACCACTTTGGTTGAACTTTGCTACACCAAACAAAAGCTGTCATATCTGCATGGTCAAAGACTTCGCTAAGTGTTGTCCCAGTTTCGTAGACATCGTCAACGACGAGACATCCAGTTTGAGGATGATCAAGGAAGGGGATATTCAAAGCATGGCTAAGCGCAACCGCTAAACAAATACCTCCTCGAGGAATTCCATAAACACCACAAAATTCTTTTTTATCACAAGCCAAAACAATGCTTTTAATACAGATATCAAAGTCGTCCCAACTGAGTATTCTCATATGAAGAACTAATAATTACAGTAACAAGGATGAACAAAGAGATGTGTAAGAGAAGAAATAGAGTCTATATGCTAAGAAAATTATTTTAACAGCTCTCCTAAGAGCATTCATTTAAATGTAAATATGCTTTTTGTGTTCCATAGAAAGATAAAGTGGGTGGCTCTATAGTTTTAGCCATCTTTAAATCCAGACATACTTCTATAGACTAAAATAGACCGATTTCAATATTCTTAAAGATTGAATAATTCATAGAAATTGATAATTCTCAAATTTAGGTATTTGGGTTAGTAAACTGCAGGGAGTTTGAAACTTCAAGACGTGGCTGTAGAGAAATCTAAACTTCTAATTCTATATTCTAGTATTGACGGGCATACCAAACATATTTCTGAATATATTAAAGATAAATTAGATCAAGAAAAAGAAATATCAATTTCTTCTATGGAAGAATATAATCAATTTAACCTGGATGCATTTGATGAAATAGTTATCGGAGCAAGCGTAAGATACGGTTATCATAGGAAAAATGTTTATGAGTTTATTGAAACACATAAACAACTATTAGAAAGAAAAAAATCTGGTTTCTTTTCTATTAATCTAACAGCACGAAAACCAGAAAAAAACGCTCCTGAAACTAATCCCTATATTATCAAATTCCTAAAAAAAGTTAACTGGAATCCATCTATAAAAGAAGTTTTTGCAGGAAGGTTAGATTATCCAAGTTTAGATTGTGCAAATAAGCTAGCCATTTTGTTCATAATGGTTATTACTAATGGTCCTAAAGATATTTCACAAGTATATGAGTTAACAGACTGGGAAAGAGTTGATCGATTTGTTAAATCTATTTCAAAACTCTAGTTTCAATAGAGTATGAATACAATACTCTATTTTGATGTCACCTAATATACGATATCAAAATATAGAGCAAGTAGAAAGATTTTTAGAAAGTATAAGTATTTAAAATCTTTATCAAGATTTTAAATAAATGCAATGATTATGTAATAAGAATAAATCTATGGATAAGTTAATTAAACTTAAAGTGAAAAAAGATGATAAAAGAATAAATCTTAATCATGGTATTTTATTATCATTGATTCTTTGTACTAAGTTCGTAAGGATAATCTTGCCAACAAGCCCAGCTCTCTTCTTTTTACTGAAATTAGATTACCTTTAGGTGTAAGAAAAACTTTCTCAATAACCTGGCCTTTGATTACAATTATCTGTACTATTTGACCAGAAAATCTACCACGAGTCCAATCAATATTGTCTTTATGATGATTATCTGCTTTTTTATTTGATAATGTCGGTAATTTAGAGTCCTTAATCTGCGATATTGTTTTGTTTTTAGTAGGTATTATAGATTTTTGCAGCAACCTATTTAAGTTAGATCGTACTAATTCTATTTCAGTTGTTTCTCTATAAAACCTTGAAGTTACCTTCTCTTGAATTAATCCATATGTAGATTCAAGCTGTTTTGCTACATGTTGATATCTCAACCCTAGTGTCTTCTGCTTATCCCGCAAATACGTCTTAACAGCCATCTCATTATTAAGTACTAAACTTTTTTATCGTATATATGATTAGATTTCCAGATATTGAAATACTTTTAATTCATACGACAAAAAGCAAAATTACATTTGTAGAACAATTATTCTCATATGCTTTAAAAAAGTAAACAGGCCACGATTGATATTAATGAAACAGATAGCTTCACCGACAACGTTTTAGGAATAAAAGAGATTCTGTTAATCCAATTCTTATAGTTAAAAGTAAGGAAGAGAACCAGGGACTAAAGGGTTCTTATTTCCCTCCATTACAAAAACGGACAGCCGCAGATGTACGGCTACCAGCTTCTCTTAGATCTTCAACGCAATTATTAAACAATTTTGACTCCTTAGTAACTGAAGCAAAACCTAATGCAATTAAAGAAAGTGATAATGCGGAAACGAAGCTAGAACCTAACTGAACAAAACCATAAGCAATCATTACATGCCTGTTTTTCTGACACTTTTTTGAATCGGTTTTAATCTCGTCAGTCATTGGAATTAGTTAAGTATATATACAACATTAGTAAAAATATGATCAAGAAGTAAAAAAATCCCCTTTTAAAGAAGCTTTTCTAATAATCATGAAAACTCTGTTCCTTGGCTATGCATCCAAGAAGATCGGGACCTGTTGGCTTAAGTATTATTACCTGTAGATTAATTGCCTGCAATATCTAATTATTTGGTCTTATGGTTTCAGACATCATAGGCAGTGGTTTATTAGTTATTTGAAATCTTGGTTTATTTAGAGTCTGCTTAAAACTACCAAAAACCATAAATATCAAAGGCGCAATAAAAGCAGTTGCAGCAATGAGAGCAAATACTTGAACGGGCTTTACCAAAGTTTTTTTCACTAATTGATCTCCACATTGGCCGCAGATCATTACTCCATCTCTACTCCGTTTATGAAACTGATAACGTGGTGAACAATAAGGGCAATAATATTGATGAATTAATTTCAAGAATCTTCTCTAACTTTAGACAATTAAAAAAATTATAGGATCTAGACAAAACTGAAGACAAGTCTAATAAGCTGTAAAGCTATTAAAAAGAAAAATAACCACATTAATGTCATTCCCAATTTGTTGTGAAATGATCCTTTCCTGTATTCAGATGGTCGAGAATCAAAACGCATTAAAAGTTTT encodes:
- a CDS encoding nucleoside 2-deoxyribosyltransferase, which codes for MPKKIIYLASPYGFAEQWREKLLPEFIDELEAIGAEVWEPFQRNNQIDTSRKGWAHKVAISDLEDVKNSDGMFAIINGTPPDEGVMIELGAAIALGKPIFLFRDDFRRCTDSEDYPLNLMVFAGLPAIGWEDYFYTSLIDIRTKDKSLYKWLKS
- a CDS encoding phosphoribosyltransferase, with translation MRILSWDDFDICIKSIVLACDKKEFCGVYGIPRGGICLAVALSHALNIPFLDHPQTGCLVVDDVYETGTTLSEVFDHADMTAFVWCSKVQPKWWNAIDVSESHEWIIFPWENIDFAVEDECSYKSRRL
- the hemG gene encoding menaquinone-dependent protoporphyrinogen IX dehydrogenase; this translates as MKLQDVAVEKSKLLILYSSIDGHTKHISEYIKDKLDQEKEISISSMEEYNQFNLDAFDEIVIGASVRYGYHRKNVYEFIETHKQLLERKKSGFFSINLTARKPEKNAPETNPYIIKFLKKVNWNPSIKEVFAGRLDYPSLDCANKLAILFIMVITNGPKDISQVYELTDWERVDRFVKSISKL